One window of Zalophus californianus isolate mZalCal1 chromosome 3, mZalCal1.pri.v2, whole genome shotgun sequence genomic DNA carries:
- the GBX2 gene encoding homeobox protein GBX-2 isoform X1, with translation MSAAFPPSLMMMQRPLGSSTAFSIDSLIGSPPQPSPGHFVYTGYPMFMPYRPVVLPPPPPPPPALPQAALQPALPPAHPHHQIPSLPTGFCSSLAQGMALTSTLMATLPGGFSASPQHQEAAAARKFAPQPLPGGGNFDKAEALQADTEDGKGFLAKEGSLLAFSAAEAVQASLVGAVRGQGKDESKVEDDPKGKEESFSLESDLDYSSDDNLTGQAAHKEEDPGHALEETPPSGGAAGSTTSTGKNRRRRTAFTSEQLLELEKEFHCKKYLSLTERSQIAHALKLSEVQVKIWFQNRRAKWKRVKAGNANSKTGEPSRNPKIVVPIPVHVSRFAIRSQHQQLEQARP, from the exons ATGAGCGCAGCGTTCCCGCCGTCGCTGATGATGATGCAGCGCCCGCTGGGGAGTAGTACCGCCTTCAGCATAGACTCGCTGATCGGCAGCCCGCCGCAGCCCAGCCCTGGCCACTTCGTCTACACCGGCTACCCCATGTTTATGCCCTACCGGCCGGTGGTGCTGCCGCCaccaccgccgccgccacccGCGCTGCCCCAGGCCGCGCTGCAGCCCGCGCTGCCGCCCGCGCACCCTCACCACCAGATCCCCAGCCTGCCCACCGGCTTCTGCTCCAGCCTGGCGCAGGGCATGGCGCTCACCTCCACGCTCATGGCTACGCTGCCCGGAGGCTTCTCCGCGTCTCCCCAGCACCAGGAGGCGGCGGCCGCCCGCAAGTTCGCGCCGCAGCCGCTGCCGGGTGGCGGCAACTTCGACAAGGCGGAGGCGCTGCAAGCCGACACTGAGGACGGCAAAGGCTTCCTGGCCAAGGAGGGCTCGTTGCTTGCCTTCTCCGCGGCCGAGGCTGTGCAGGCGTCGCTCG TCGGGGCTGTCAGAGGGCAAGGGAAAGACGAGTCAAAGGTGGAAGACGACCCGAAGGGCAAGGAGGAGAGTTTCTCGCTGGAGAGTGATCTGGACTACAGCTCGGATGACAATCTGACTGGCCAGGCGGCTCACAAGGAGGAAGACCCCGGCCATGCGCTGGAGGAGACCCCGCCGAGCGGCGGCGCCGCGGGCAGCACCACGTCCACCGGCAAGAACCGGCGGCGGCGGACTGCCTTCACCAGTGAGCAGCTGCTCGAGCTGGAGAAGGAGTTCCACTGCAAAAAGTACCTCTCGCTGACCGAGCGCTCTCAGATCGCCCACGCCCTCAAACTCAGCGAGGTGCAAGTGAAAATCTGGTTCCAGAACCGCCGGGCCAAGTGGAAACGCGTGAAGGCTGGCAATGCCAATTCCAAGACAGGGGAGCCCTCCAGGAACCCCAAGATCGTCGTCCCCATCCCCGTCCACGTCAGCAGGTTCGCTATCAGAAGTCAGCATCAGCAGCTGGAGCAGGCCCGACCCTGA
- the GBX2 gene encoding homeobox protein GBX-2 isoform X2 has translation MSAAFPPSLMMMQRPLGSSTAFSIDSLIGSPPQPSPGHFVYTGYPMFMPYRPVVLPPPPPPPPALPQAALQPALPPAHPHHQIPSLPTGFCSSLAQGMALTSTLMATLPGGFSASPQHQEAAAARKFAPQPLPGGGNFDKAEALQADTEDGKGFLAKEGSLLAFSAAEAVQASLGESAARATRARGRGCQRARERRVKGGRRPEGQGGEFLAGE, from the exons ATGAGCGCAGCGTTCCCGCCGTCGCTGATGATGATGCAGCGCCCGCTGGGGAGTAGTACCGCCTTCAGCATAGACTCGCTGATCGGCAGCCCGCCGCAGCCCAGCCCTGGCCACTTCGTCTACACCGGCTACCCCATGTTTATGCCCTACCGGCCGGTGGTGCTGCCGCCaccaccgccgccgccacccGCGCTGCCCCAGGCCGCGCTGCAGCCCGCGCTGCCGCCCGCGCACCCTCACCACCAGATCCCCAGCCTGCCCACCGGCTTCTGCTCCAGCCTGGCGCAGGGCATGGCGCTCACCTCCACGCTCATGGCTACGCTGCCCGGAGGCTTCTCCGCGTCTCCCCAGCACCAGGAGGCGGCGGCCGCCCGCAAGTTCGCGCCGCAGCCGCTGCCGGGTGGCGGCAACTTCGACAAGGCGGAGGCGCTGCAAGCCGACACTGAGGACGGCAAAGGCTTCCTGGCCAAGGAGGGCTCGTTGCTTGCCTTCTCCGCGGCCGAGGCTGTGCAGGCGTCGCTCGGTGAGTCGGCGGCGCGCGCGACCCGGgcgcgggg TCGGGGCTGTCAGAGGGCAAGGGAAAGACGAGTCAAAGGTGGAAGACGACCCGAAGGGCAAGGAGGAGAGTTTCTCGCTGGAGAGTGA